The following is a genomic window from Eubalaena glacialis isolate mEubGla1 chromosome 18, mEubGla1.1.hap2.+ XY, whole genome shotgun sequence.
CAGCCACGTCCCACGCCAGCACCGTGGCCAGCACAGCCCTGTTCCTCAGGCGCCAGCCTCAGCCTCGGGACTTCCTCCTTCTGCCCTTTACccttttctgtctccttcctccTAGCGGACTGTGGTGGCAGGAAGGGCAttcagaaggaaaagggaaaagcagGCTCGGGAACCAGCTGCCTTCCTCGGGAGGGCccccatccctggcctctgctgtGAAAAGGCCCCGCTTGTGCCTGCGGTGCAGGGTAGGTGGGCCTGCAACCTGGTCCAAACCAAAGACCCCAGCACTCTGAGGTGTGGGTAGTGCCCCTCTGTCCTCCTCCTGCACCTAACTTTGGGCTCCTGGCCCACAAGGCTGGGCTTGGGGAGGACAGGTGCCCCCCTCTCCCTTAGCCAAAGCTCTAACGTGGTCTTCCAGCTGACGTGTGCTCCTTTTCTACTGACCATCTTTATACTTATTTATATGAGAGGTAGTTGTTAAGATGGGGCAGCGCTGGGGAACAGGAGGCAAAACTGCTTCACTGCCTTCCCATGACGACACCCCAATAAACAGCACATTTACAGTCACCTTTGTCTTTTGCATCTGGGGCTTGTGGGCTCAAAGCTCATAATTGGAGCATTAGCGTCGGGTGGGGTGATGGGATGATTGGTCTGGGGCAGAGGCAGGCTCAGAGTGGCCGGGTTCATTCATCCGCTTCACTGAGTTGCTACTCTTGTGCCCGGCTctgtgcaggggacacaggggtGACCAAGACAACTCCAAGCCCTGTCCTCCAGGGCTCCCAGGACAGTGCACCAGATACAGTGCCAACCAGGGTGTCAGGGCTGGGGTGGGTAAGAAACACTACACTGTAGTTTCTAATAAAACCCTTTGTTGGGCAtgggggacacagcagtgaccaAGACAGATGTGTTCCTCCCCTTTCTGAAGGATGCAATAGGTATTCGTTAaatgctctctctctttccctgtccccctcccccatctgtaTAGGTACACTCTGCCTGGTTTGAATCCCGGCCCTGCCACTTGCCAGCCATGTGACCTTAGGCCAGTGACTGCACTTCTTCAGgcctcagtctctccatctgTCAAACAGGGAGGATCTAGTACCTTCCTTACAGGGTTGGAGGATTTGATGAGTTAACGGGTGTAAAGGGGTTGGCACAAAAAACTAGTCTTGGaggcttttgcttttgtttttaaatcaggaGAATACATAGGTGGAGGAGGTGCGCAGCCCAAGGGAGTCTTCCCGGAGGAAGTGACAAGGAGCCAGGGTAGAGTGGTTCCAGAATTGTCTGTAacacagggctgggggtgggggagacaggaCACCCTAGGCACCTGAGAGGCCACTATGCCTGGCTGGTGGCAGAAAGCGTGAGGAAGAACAGCCTGGGGTAAGGGAGGTGACCTGGGGCGGGGTGAGTTTAGTCCCTGCCCTGCAAGAAGTATCGAGGAGGTAGGTGCTGGAGGCTTCTCTGGAGGGGAGTGCTGAGACCTGGTttacattgtttgttttttggttgtgccacatggcatgcagggtctcaagttcccccccccccccatcgaactgtaccccctgcagtggaagcgcggagtcctaaacgctggaccgccagggaagtccctggtttgcGTTTTAAAAGGCTTCCCCGGCTCCACATGGACACTGGGAAACAGCAAGGGGTCCAGAGAGAGGGCGGACAGCAGCCAGAAACGGGTGGCTGCAATACCGAGGCGGGGTGCACAAGCCCTGGGGTCTGAGCGGTGGGCAGTCTCTGTCTTGCAGAGAGGGCGCTTGTCTGCGGGGCTCCTGGCTATAACCCCAgcccagagtaggtgctcaatactgTGGGGACGGGCTTGGGGGAGCTGAGGCCCAGGATTGGGACTGGATGGATTCGGGGGGGACCCTGCATGAAGGATCTCTGGCTGGAGGTCCTCAGAGATCCAGCCCAAGCCCCCAGGCTGTCGCACAGAGGAGAAGATGGGGCACTCTGCGAAAGGTGACACAGCCGAGCTGTGGCCGCGCCCCGTCACCCCGGCTCGGGGCTGCAGCAGGCTAGTGGCCGGAGTCCCGTGGTCGCAGGAGCAGGGCCTGGCCGCAGAGGCCGGCCCGCAGCCCGCCGACGGGCACCACGTACTCCCGGCCATCGGTGGCCCGAGAGGGCGAGAAGTCCGTCAGCTGCAGGTTGCTGGCCCGGACTAGGTCGTAGTCCCACAGCTGGTAGTGCCAGCTCTTGCCCTGCTTGGCGAGAAGGTAGACGGCTCCTGGGGAGCCTTCCTCTGGCAGGGACGGTGGCTGGCGGGGCGTGCCGGGTGCTGGGTGGAACAGGCCTGGCAGCTCAGGGTCCTCGTCGTAGCCGAGGCTGGGCATACCCTGCACACCCAGCAGGAcccctgggaggagagagggaggctgTGAGTGGGAGCTGAGCCCTGACGAGGGGCTGGGGCTCCCTGAGTCCCACCACAGCCCTCCAGGGTAGGTGCTGCCTCCATCCCCACGCTGTCACAGAGAGGTCAGCACGGGCCAGCAGGCAGACAGCAGGGCCGGGATTTGGACCCATGGTGTTGCGCTCTAGAGCTGCAGGCATTTTAAGTCCGGCCTCCAACAGCCTGTCAGCACAGGGAGGTGCCACGGCGGCACTGAACAGAGCAAACATCGTCACCTAGTTGTCACCAGCTGTCCAGAAGAGCAATGCTCAGAGAGGCATGCACACAAGGGAGCCTCCATCCAGGCCACCTGACGTGCAGCTCTGGCCTCCTCTCAGGCAGGTGGGAAGACGAGGATGCTGACCGTAGCTAACACTTACTGAGACGTGTAACATACCAGGCACCGTTCAAAGAGTTTTACGTCTTCTGCCTATGATGTGGGTGCTACTGTCGCCTTGATCTGCAGATATAGGGCAATGGAGGCCCAGAGTCACAGAGCCTGGAAGTGGCTGGACCAAGTCTGCAGCCCAGACTGTCTGATCCTTGTCTGCGCTCTGAGTTTCTGTTTGTGGAAAACCCTGATTGGCGGACACTGAAGTGCCTGTTGCTGACCAGGTCCCTGCTAAGTACCCTGTAGGGACAGGGACGGCCCAACCCTGGTGCCTGCCTTGGGTAGTGGAGAGGTGCCAGTGCGAGGGTAAGAATGTGAGGAGGGGAGACAGGGGGCTGGGGAGATCCAGGGTGAGGGCACAGGGCATGGGAGGGGGGACCCACCTGCACTCACTGCCCAGTGGGCCTTGTGGCCCTTCCTCTGACACGGCTCGTGGTTGAAGTCCTCGTCATAGCTGGCACTGGGGTTAAGGCCAAAGCTGTGGTGTGGCCCTGGGACCCACCCGTCTCCACCCCTGCCCTGCTGTTCCCTTCCTGGCCCTGGGATACGGGATAAGCAGGGGATGTCCGGCGACGAGGTGCTGCAGGACGTGGTCTCTGTTGGGACCACCCAGGCCGCCGTAGAGCACCTCTGCCTGGCAGCCCAGTGCCTCTTGGGCCAGCCTGCCCATGTCAGTCACTGCAGGGACAGAGCAGACACAGAAAGAGCGATCGCTGTGTGCCTGGCACCATGCCAAAGGTTTTCGGGAATCAACGCCTGTAACTCTCGCCTTGACCATCACCTCTCTGAACAAATGCAGCAAATGAGGGACAGAGAGGGTAAGCTGCTTGTCCGTGGTCACACAGcaggaaatggcagagctgggctggaaACCCCAGGtggcctggctccagagtccacctTGTGACACTCTGCTCTACTGGGCGGGGGGGGGACAAGGGCCCAAAGAATGGAACAAAGCCCCCTTATGTGCCCGGTGTGTCCTAGCCAAGCTCTCCAGTCCCCTCCTGCAGCACACCTGGCTTGAATCCCTTCCACACCCAACCTACCTGAGAACATCTCCCCCTGGGCCGTGTAACCTCTCTCCATGGCCACCTGCACCAGTCTCTCCAGGGGGGTGCCGCTGAGGGGCGCCAGGAGAGCGCCTGCCATCCACAAGGCCACCAGCCCGCACCTGGGGAGACACAGGACCAGCCCCCCAACCCCTAACTCGTGTCTTTCCTGGGCCCCCTCTCGCCTGGAAACTGGAGTGTGGGGAACAGATTTGCGCCCTGGGGGaattcccttctcctctcccaggCCAAGTGGGGAGACCTGACTCCCCCTCCTGGGACAGAGGCTGGCCAAGGCCTGAACCagggctggagggctgggggtGTGGGTAGGAGGGTAGGGAGAGATGTCACCTGGGCTTCTAGGAGGAGCAGGTGCCAGGGTGGTGTCAGAGATAATGGACCAGGTTCGTTTGTTCACTTGCTTATTCGTTCCAACTGTTTACTGCGCATGCACCCAGGACCCTCACCTGGTAggttccccctctccctcccctcctcggcctcctccttctccccaggctGCCTGGGATGAACCCACTCTTCCCACACTCCTGGGTCAATCCTCACAAAGCCTGGCGAGGGCAGAGGCTCAGAACACACGGCCGGCCAAGGCGTTGGGGTCCCGGATTAGGGCACGTACTGAGGGCCTTCTTGGATGAGGGAGGGCAGGTCAGCACAGAAGAGGATCCACTGCAGGTCACTTCTGAAACTGAATCACAGTCGCATTCAGGTCATGCGGGAACCAGCTCCTAGGGTCCCCCCCATCGAGGGCTGGCTGGGAGTGGGGTGTCAGGGATGCTGAAGGGGAGGAACATGGGCCCAGCTGTCCTAAGGCCCGAGGGCCGCTCTTGGCTGGGCCAGACTTCCTTCATCCCTGTTGAGACCCCGCCCCTCCccaacctcagtttccacatctgctcAGTGGGAATCATCCTTCTGCCTGCTGCTCCCTGCTCTTTCCCTCAGTTACTGAAGGGGCAGAGAGcagatgtgcaaaagctttgcaACTAGGAGCCAGAGGGATTAAGTTATTAGAAGGGGTGTCTCTACACCATggatgaaaaaattaatcaatagtcaatctaagaaagaaagagaaaattttattcgagccaacctgaggattataacctgggagacagtctctcagaaagctctgaggactgttccaccTGTGAGAGATCAAAACACAGTTatatataagtttttgagacaaagggttgGTTATATGTCAAATGACATATTATTGACAGCTTACTCAATCCAGATCTACAAGTACAAAGCAAGTTATGGGTCATGGGTCATTGCGATCCCTTAACAAAATTAAGAAGGAAAGCTGTCTCCTAAGGAGTTGTGACCCTTGATGAGATCAAGAAGAAATGTTATCCcctaaggaggtctggttaatgcaaACGCACAATACATGCTAaatgggagggaggaggccccaATGGGCGAAGAAaaatttcatgtttaaaattctctcgtcttgccataaaatatgaattttatcaaTACCCAAACTCTGAATGCTTTTCCCCTCTCAAACTTGTTTTTCAGGCAGTTAGATACGGTGGGAATCCCTTCCACTCAGCCTTGAGCAAAACCAGGTAACAACTGTTCCAGGCCTAAGAGATCACCTTGATAGACACCTCACAGGCTTCCCCAGCCCCATTCCTGGGGACGCCGCTCAGAATATTTTGGTGAtcccaacccctcccccctctcccccaccaggGCTCAGGAGGTGCTGGGCAATGTGCTTATATTTCTATCCCAAAGCCAGTGAAAGAGTAAGGCTGAGGGGGGCACCTTCCTGATGAGAGGAGATGATTATCACAGTACAGTGGTTCGAAGCAGGGAGCCCCAGTGCCATGCCCTTCCTCTCCTAAGCACCGTGGCTAAGTGACTTCAcctctatgagcctcagtttcctcatgtggaaAATGGGACAATAATAGTTCCTATcttgcagggggagggataaattaggagtttggaattaacagatgcacactactgtCTATAAAATAAGACCTACTggacaacaaggatctactgtatagcacagggaactatatagtcaatattttataataacctataagggaaaagaatctgaaaaagaatatatacaaaaaaaaaaaaagaatatatacagacgtatatatgtatgtttttacatatatatatctgaatcactgtgctgtacac
Proteins encoded in this region:
- the ACTMAP gene encoding actin maturation protease isoform X1; amino-acid sequence: MISPCSPSLEPPIPPPQTPASQAPVIPPPLLPPNLPELAFPPSPSSLQTPIPPPPPLPPPPPTTGFSPPHVFGLEKSQLLKEALERAGPVPRSREDVKRLLKLHKNRFRSDLQWILFCADLPSLIQEGPQCGLVALWMAGALLAPLSGTPLERLVQVAMERGYTAQGEMFSVTDMGRLAQEALGCQAEVLYGGLGGPNRDHVLQHLVAGHPLLIPYDEDFNHEPCQRKGHKAHWAVSAGVLLGVQGMPSLGYDEDPELPGLFHPAPGTPRQPPSLPEEGSPGAVYLLAKQGKSWHYQLWDYDLVRASNLQLTDFSPSRATDGREYVVPVGGLRAGLCGQALLLRPRDSGH
- the ACTMAP gene encoding actin maturation protease isoform X2, producing the protein MAGALLAPLSGTPLERLVQVAMERGYTAQGEMFSVTDMGRLAQEALGCQAEVLYGGLGGPNRDHVLQHLVAGHPLLIPYDEDFNHEPCQRKGHKAHWAVSAGVLLGVQGMPSLGYDEDPELPGLFHPAPGTPRQPPSLPEEGSPGAVYLLAKQGKSWHYQLWDYDLVRASNLQLTDFSPSRATDGREYVVPVGGLRAGLCGQALLLRPRDSGH